In Drosophila bipectinata strain 14024-0381.07 chromosome 2R, DbipHiC1v2, whole genome shotgun sequence, one genomic interval encodes:
- the LOC108125665 gene encoding uncharacterized protein, protein MDLLKSYLLLLAAACCLCVGVLATPTIQKSKPALPDPSQLLAQLPKFSKPDPSQLIAKLHSKPKPAFPDPSQLLSKFSKKPVIVKPVIVKPVVVVKPVVVGGGAGGSEHGHGHGHHGKGKFIF, encoded by the coding sequence ATGGATCTGCTCAAGAGTTACCTACTTCTCCTGGCCGCGGCTTGCTGCCTTTGCGTGGGAGTCCtagccacgcccacaattCAAAAATCAAAGCCTGCCCTACCGGACCCTAGCCAGCTACTGGCCCAGTTGCCGAAGTTTTCGAAACCGGATCCCAGCCAGCTGATTGCCAAGCTTCATTCTAAGCCGAAGCCGGCATTTCCCGATCCGAGTCAACTCCTGTCGAAATTCTCCAAGAAGCCCGTGATCGTGAAGCCCGTAATCGTAAAGCCCGTGGTGGTGGTGAAGCCTGTGGTTGTTGGCGGCGGAGCTGGCGGAAGTGAGCACGGACATGGCCATGGTCATCATGGCAAAGGAAAGTTTATATTTTAG